The following proteins come from a genomic window of Merismopedia glauca CCAP 1448/3:
- a CDS encoding helix-turn-helix domain-containing protein, with the protein MRRFDARRLPRIEPLSPEQIKDLREKSQVSQSVFALILNTSVSTVQKWEIGRKRPSGSALKLLHLINDKGLDWVL; encoded by the coding sequence ATGCGTCGATTTGATGCTCGGCGCTTACCTCGCATTGAGCCGCTTTCCCCCGAGCAAATCAAAGATCTTCGGGAAAAGTCACAGGTCAGCCAGTCCGTGTTTGCCTTAATTTTGAACACTAGCGTATCGACCGTTCAAAAGTGGGAAATAGGTCGAAAACGTCCTTCTGGTTCAGCCCTTAAGCTACTTCACCTTATAAACGACAAAGGTTTAGACTGGGTTCTTTAG
- a CDS encoding shikimate dehydrogenase, translating to MTNTPIQVTTDLGTVLQRIEQKLDKIDEKFEQKLDNLQKDVNNLKIGQTKLETEFTSLKEDVKELKSSQKALVTDVADLKGAKGLVIPIVVAVLTSLFTLLARSIPLP from the coding sequence ATGACTAACACACCGATACAAGTTACGACCGATCTGGGCACGGTCTTGCAACGAATTGAGCAGAAGCTAGACAAGATTGATGAGAAGTTTGAGCAAAAGCTAGATAACTTGCAAAAAGATGTTAACAACCTAAAGATAGGTCAAACCAAGCTGGAAACGGAATTTACTAGCCTCAAAGAAGACGTTAAAGAGTTGAAAAGCTCTCAAAAAGCCTTAGTTACCGATGTAGCTGACTTGAAAGGAGCTAAGGGATTGGTGATCCCCATAGTGGTAGCGGTATTGACCAGTTTGTTTACATTGCTGGCAAGGTCGATTCCTCTTCCTTAA
- a CDS encoding tyrosine-type recombinase/integrase has product MSSTPVSINSKISHLIPVAPYPNWEQLLVDFLLTKPSEHTQRVYRTDIINFLRDLDLSLGKFLTCDRYQAFELVSRYMGQMSTKNLSPSTINRRISAIKSLVTYAYNCGKCEYVLDNVKSLAIEPYRDTSGVSLAQFKQILAAIDETSLKGKRDRAILLLLWGNALRRSELAGCNIADFDPDSKTLRIKGKGRSQHEIVSLGTSARAAIQYWLIARGEINPTSALFCSVNPGYKDGRLCTQAIADIVISRSKAAGVNKKMSPHRIRHSSITAALDATNGNVREVQKLSRHKNVQTLLVYDDNRTNAQAKVTNILDGLI; this is encoded by the coding sequence ATGTCTAGTACGCCCGTATCAATTAATTCCAAAATCTCTCACCTTATCCCAGTCGCTCCTTACCCCAACTGGGAGCAACTTCTCGTGGATTTTTTGTTGACAAAACCTTCGGAACATACCCAACGAGTTTATAGGACTGATATTATCAACTTCCTGAGAGATCTAGATTTGAGTCTGGGGAAGTTTTTAACGTGCGATCGCTACCAAGCCTTTGAGCTAGTGTCTCGCTACATGGGACAGATGTCAACAAAAAATCTCTCTCCCTCTACCATCAACCGCCGCATCAGCGCGATTAAATCTCTGGTTACTTATGCCTATAATTGCGGTAAATGCGAGTATGTTTTAGACAACGTGAAATCATTGGCTATAGAACCTTATCGAGACACGTCTGGAGTGTCTTTAGCGCAATTCAAACAGATTCTAGCCGCAATTGACGAAACTAGTTTGAAGGGAAAACGCGATCGGGCTATTCTCCTGCTGCTGTGGGGGAATGCTTTAAGGCGAAGCGAGTTAGCTGGTTGTAATATTGCTGACTTCGATCCCGATTCTAAGACTTTGAGAATCAAAGGTAAGGGGCGATCGCAGCACGAGATTGTGTCTTTGGGAACGAGTGCTAGAGCCGCGATTCAATATTGGTTGATTGCTAGAGGTGAAATCAATCCGACTTCGGCTTTGTTCTGTTCCGTCAATCCTGGCTATAAAGATGGTCGTCTTTGCACTCAGGCTATAGCTGATATTGTGATATCCAGATCCAAGGCTGCGGGTGTCAACAAAAAAATGAGTCCCCACCGGATTCGCCACTCATCTATCACCGCCGCTTTGGATGCGACTAACGGAAACGTTAGGGAAGTTCAAAAGCTTTCTC